The sequence CGCCGGCGGAAATGGATGCATAACGAAAACAAAACTTCTTCGGGGGGAGAAGACATATCAAAATCGCCTTGCCTTCTGGCCCCCCCAGAATCCCATCAGCTCACCCGTTTCAGACACCCAGCCTCGCGCTCCATCCACCAAAGCTTTTGCCATTGCCTTGCTCTTGCTCTTCTTTTCGTTGCCAGAGCCCCCTAGAGGCGAGGTCGAAGACCCGTCTGCGCCGATGGAGGGACCTGAAGCATACCCTGAGCCTGTAGTGGGCAAGACGTTCTCGCCCGCACTCAAGCTCACGAATAGCGAGAAGGGGACGAGCCACACACAAAGGCCAAAATATGAGGCTATCTCTGTAAATGACGGGAGGTCGGAGCCTGCTCCATAGTGCTGTCCGCCTGTTGAAAAGGACGCTGAGTGAGAGGATGACCGACTGTATTTAGTTTGCAAGGTGGCGGGATCAGAAAAGTGGCGGAACCACACCCAGTGATTCAAGCCGACGAGGAGACAGGAGAGGATGAAGAGCGGGTCTGAGAGCTTGACGACTGGGAAGCGTCGGAGATTGCTAGCATATACGAGGTGTGAAACTATACTGAGGAAGGTAAGGGAGATGGGTAGCCCGTCGATAAGCCATAGTAGTACGTGGAGAGCAATGACTGTGTGGATAAGCCGCGACAGAACGCGCCGGGCAAGCACCGTGTGTTCTTCTACAAGCTCGGAGAGATAGTATAATCCGGAGGCTAGGAGAGAGGGGCATTATTAGCGATCGTTCACGGAAGATGTTTGCAATCTTGAGGTATCATACCAATTGCTAGAGTGAGAAAGCAAAAGCCTACTATCACCCCTAAGTAGCCGACAAGGGGTAGCACCCACATTGTGAACTTGAAATTGGCACTGTTGACTTGAAAAGATCAAGGAGCCTACTCTCCATACAGGCGTCCCGGCGGAATTGGCTCAGGTAGAGTCAAGGTGGCCGGATTGTCGCCGGAAATGATGTCCTCCCGTCGAAGTAGCTATTTCGCAGACATTGAATGATCCTAACAAATTCCCAGCTTGAAGATCGTGATAACTTTTGTAGCAGCAAAGTAAGAATTCGACACAAACAACCACCAAGGTAATTAGTGATGTcgttccttttttctttgaaataaTCCAGTTGTTGGAGGGTTAAAATGATGAGTGAGCTGGCCCGAATGGAGCGCCTAACCACGGATAAACtaaactagttaactaataaCTATTTTCAAAACTAAAAAAGGCTCTCTCACAACTAAATGATCATCATTGGATGCGCTTAGCTCGTTTAACTAGCGGTTATTGAGTGGACAAACTACTCCGTAGGCGATCATCATTTACAGAACTTTTGCCAGCAGAAAAATAATCGGTCTCCAAGAACGCACTGGTAGTTGACGGTTAAGAAGGCCCGACGATTCCCATTTTTCAAACACGCGCTACCAAAATGTCGAGACCCGAAGACTCGTTGTATGTTGACCTTCCCCTTCTATTGGAAAATTGCCATGCAATATTGACCCTGCATCCTACCTTTCCAGGCCCCCCGATCTGTATTACAATGACGCCGAATCACGGAAATACACATCGTCCTCGCGGATTCAAAATATCCAGTCGGAAATGACACACCGTGCACTAGAACTCTTAGAACTTCACTCTCCTTCGCTCATCCTTGATATCGGATGTGGCTCTGGCCTGTCCGGTGAAATATTATCATCTGTGCCCCCGTCCCAGGGCGGCCCCCACACATGGATCGGAATGGACATCTCACCTAGCATGCTCGACATTGCACTTCAAAGAGAGGTCGATGGAGATCTTTTTCTGGCCGACATGGGACAAGGGATCCCTTTTCGCCCAGGAACGTTTGATGCTGCTATCAGTATTAGCGCCATACAGTGGTTGTGCAACGCCGAAACGACAGATGTCAGTCCTGAAGGTCGCCTGCGTCGATTTTTCGACGGCCTGTATGCTAGCTTGCGCCGTGGAGCCCGTGCTGTTTGTCAGTTTTATCCTAAGAATGATGCGCAACGCAACATGATCAGTGCGGCGGCGATGAAAGCCGGGTTCGGTGCTGGTATTTTGGAAGATGACCCTGGAACGAAAAACGGTAAATTATATCTGGTACTGACAGTTGGAGGCGGCGGGCTACAAGGGGATATTACAGGCGTTGTGAAAGGCATGGACGACGTAGAGGTTGTTGATGCAAGAAGGAAATCTCAAAATCTGCGGAAGGGAGCGAACCCAGCAGATGTCAAAGGGAGCAAGGCATGGATATTGCGAAAGAAGGAACAAATGGCGAGAAAGGGCAAGGTTGTGAAGGCGAGTTCGAAGTATACCGGAAGAAAGAGGCGCCCCGTTTTTTGATACGCGGCTGCGAACATGCTTCTTACGAAGtcattgcttctttatcGAACAACATCGATAATTACGGTCCATCCCATAAATCCATCTCTGTGCTTGGAACAAATAGCCCGTCGATTTATCACCTCAGCCCGAGTCAGGGAATGGCTTGTCGTCGATGAGAGACCGACGACTGGTTCAAGTACCGTTTCCTGGTGGACAGTTGTTGCCAAACTGGAGCCAGCGCGATAGGGTACGCCCTTGAATGTTGAAAATCCTTTTCTCTGGTTGGCTTGCAATCATTTGCAAGCAAAATCTCTGATTTATCCCCTACGAATGGCTAAGCTGTGGCCATTTCATGGCTCCCCATTCACAGTCAAGGACATGAAATGGCATGAATCAGCTTTCGATCCCCGTTATACCTATCTGAAAGGTCATAGATACCCAATCTCTACAACTTGGAAGGGCTAGAATAAGGGTGCTAATGTACACCGCTCTGCAGCTTAACACTGGGAACGGGTCTTGCTGTCAAAATTCATTTTCGCATACTGAACGTTGGTTGATGCTTTTCCGTGCCCCTTTGTTTCATCTCAGTATGTAATCCTCCTATTGCCTTTCCTGATTTCCACCAATGACCTTTGGAGCGTTAGAAGCAGAAAGCAGCTGGAATCATACTAGTCTGTATGTACGCAGATAAAAGAAAAGTTTGCTCACCTTTCCCCTAGCATAGAGCATATATGCAAATAATCATCACTGATGTTCCTGGCGATCATTGATATTTGTGCCACATACAAACGTTTCAGCGTACATATGCATTGTTCTGAGAAGACAATGCTGTTGAAAGCTAGAATAGGAGTGTATATCTGATTCCATTACCAGACAGTAGTCATATACACAAAAGGGCAACGTAGCTAGAAACATAAAGGTGGAACAAGCCTCAATGAAATGTACATGTAAATAATCCACATCGAGACTGAAAGAAAGGACACAGTCTGCGATTTGCATAAGAGATACAAAGGCGGAATGCAAATGGGGTATAAAGATCTCAGCccaagaaaaaaaggcaaaCGTATGGGAACTTCCTCCCCCGGCGGAAATCAGTGCGCCAATAGTACAGACCTTCCGTGCGGACACTAGCCCAATCATGAATACATATAAACAAAGCCCAAAGGGCGGAGAAAATAAGACTTGAAGTGGGAGGGGGGGAAAATAGAAAAAGAGAAGGTGCAAAGGTATATACGATCCCTTCGGAAAACCGATCGCAGAGAGAAAGGAAATATTTCCGAGGTGCCCATTTAGAGGAGAGGAATATTCCTCTTCTAGAGCTACAGTTTAACGGTGTAAGACAATTTCAGCGGATTCATAACAGGAACATTCAAGTAGTCCAAACAAAAGGGTGATGGCATACATTGTTAATTATAGGTCTCTCTCTTTATTTTCCGATGTCCATGAAAaggagagagctttctcttcgTTTACTTTTTGTGGCATGGGTCCCGGGTGCAAGCAAGCCATTCATGGAATGAAGATGTGATAGCGTCCCCTCATCCTGCTGTTGATGGGGCACCGGAGGAGGGTCATAAGTAGGATGTAGAGGGATAAACCCTGTGGTGTAGTTTCCCCGACGCTTAAGGTCTTCTGCTTCCTCGGCTCTCTGAGGCTCAAACGAATTTTGGTCATATGCAGGGGTCGGTAGATCTGTGAACATCTGATGGCGTGGGGACCGAATATCCTCGGGATTCAAACGTTGATTATTCAACGTCAGCTCAACTGTCCTGGTGCCGTGATCGATAGGTGGATGCTTTCCAAATATTGCATCAAATTCTGTAAGAAACATCGAAAATACAGGAGCAGGTATGTTCAATGTTGGGGCAAACACAATTCCAACATTTCGAACAGTCATTTTGTTCACATCGGCATTTTGGATAATGACAATTAGGAACTGAGAGATGGCTTTCAAAAGATCTAGGTTAGGCCGCGGAAGCCTATGAACTAGGGTATTAAATGCACTGATCTTTTGGTGCTTCTCATCCAGATCTAACCCATACTTTGTTAGTGGCAATAGCCAGTTTATTATGGAACAAGACTTACCAAGCACACGAATAAAATCTAAATGAAGCTCCTTAGTCAATACAGTTGTTGGTAATTCTCTTAGGTATTGCTTGAATAGGGACGCGACCGCATGGACATCGTGATAGTGGTCCCCTTCCAAGAAGTCCAAGTCGCCTTCTGTATTGAATCTTTCTTTAAGGGCCTTTATAACGACGTTTGAGCCACTCAGCCGGAAAATACCCTCTTCCAACTCCGCACGTTGGGCTCGCAAATATTCGAGGCAGCGATAAACAACAGCAGGAAGTCCGCAATCAAATCCTCGAGGACCACAAAATTCCACCGCCTCAGCCAGGGGAAGCCCAAAAACAGGCCGTATCGGTGCTCTTTGGTCGAGGAACACATCATGTACAGAACCAACTGAGTCCTGCCTTGACCCTTGGTTAGCCAAGTCCGCTGCTGTTGCGGCACGAAAACCCCATATGCTCCGCTTCTTTTCCTTCGTAGATGTTACGGTCTTGTTTCCCCAGGCACCCGCATCCTGAATCTTCATTCCGTTGGTAGGACCAGAGATTGTTTTCTGCGTCGGTGATGAATTGTCTTGTTCAAACTGAC is a genomic window of Coccidioides posadasii str. Silveira chromosome 3, complete sequence containing:
- the SVP26 gene encoding erv26 superfamily protein (EggNog:ENOG410PN1G~COG:I,T~TransMembrane:3 (o6-30i51-75o95-112i)~BUSCO:13186at33183); amino-acid sequence: MWVLPLVGYLGVIVGFCFLTLAIASGLYYLSELVEEHTVLARRVLSRLIHTVIALHVLLWLIDGLPISLTFLSIVSHLVYASNLRRFPVVKLSDPLFILSCLLVGLNHWVWFRHFSDPATLQTKYSRSSSHSASFSTGGQHYGAGSDLPSFTEIASYFGLCVWLVPFSLFVSLSAGENVLPTTGSGYASGPSIGADGSSTSPLGGSGNEKKSKSKAMAKALVDGARGWVSETGELMGFWGGQKARRF
- a CDS encoding uncharacterized protein (BUSCO:396842at4751~EggNog:ENOG410PGDN~COG:Q~BUSCO:11801at33183); its protein translation is MSRPEDSLPPDLYYNDAESRKYTSSSRIQNIQSEMTHRALELLELHSPSLILDIGCGSGLSGEILSSVPPSQGGPHTWIGMDISPSMLDIALQREVDGDLFLADMGQGIPFRPGTFDAAISISAIQWLCNAETTDVSPEGRLRRFFDGLYASLRRGARAVCQFYPKNDAQRNMISAAAMKAGFGAGILEDDPGTKNGKLYLVLTVGGGGLQGDITGVVKGMDDVEVVDARRKSQNLRKGANPADVKGSKAWILRKKEQMARKGKVVKASSKYTGRKRRPVF